From the Aquitalea magnusonii genome, one window contains:
- a CDS encoding RHS repeat domain-containing protein has translation MQGNSLQQTLVYDKAGRLSSQRLSGATRWSRQYQYDAAGQLTGIADNRSGQINYRYDPVGRLLEAATP, from the coding sequence ATGCAGGGTAATAGCTTGCAGCAGACCCTGGTCTACGACAAAGCCGGCCGCCTCAGCAGCCAGCGCCTGAGTGGCGCCACCCGGTGGAGCCGCCAGTACCAGTACGATGCCGCCGGCCAGCTTACCGGCATTGCCGATAATCGCAGCGGCCAGATCAACTACCGTTACGACCCGGTAGGCCGCCTGCTGGAGGCCGCCACCCCCTAG
- a CDS encoding Imm21 family immunity protein — MSKYVFSNWLNSSGGPLVVMEEAKASLWNSMGGSPSDFDWACQSVDYASKLTLHGSDVLVLGDEPLQTAIATSDSRQLIVRWKWADNEVDVRAAIEHIDFNTINIIEKLTINWVNQPLVVFDAVETFDPAQCLRFTMHSGSNEVSTFIHQPTSRTSLLVHAIATV; from the coding sequence ATGAGCAAGTATGTTTTTTCAAACTGGCTCAATAGTTCAGGCGGACCATTGGTGGTAATGGAGGAGGCAAAGGCATCGCTATGGAATAGCATGGGTGGAAGCCCGTCTGATTTCGATTGGGCATGCCAATCTGTTGACTACGCCAGCAAGCTGACATTGCACGGATCAGATGTGCTTGTCTTGGGCGACGAGCCATTGCAAACAGCGATCGCTACGTCTGACAGCAGGCAACTGATCGTTCGCTGGAAGTGGGCCGATAATGAGGTGGATGTGCGTGCTGCAATCGAGCACATCGATTTCAACACGATAAACATTATCGAAAAATTGACAATCAACTGGGTCAATCAGCCACTTGTTGTGTTTGATGCCGTTGAGACATTTGATCCCGCCCAATGCCTGAGATTCACAATGCATTCTGGCTCCAACGAAGTGTCAACGTTCATCCACCAGCCGACTTCGAGGACATCTCTACTGGTGCATGCGATTGCCACCGTGTAG